GATCGATCGTGACGATCCATTGGCCGGCAGTCCCGAGGATGGGATCCTTGCGCAATCGCTGCAAGGCAATCCACCAACCGATTTGCTCGGCCACACTTACAGTCAACATCGGGATGAGCAAGCCAACCATCCAACACCACGCGGCTTGCTGACGAGCGCTGAAAAAAGCCAATGGCGGCAGCCAGTACAAGGTGTAGATCAATGCTGGAGCCAGTAGAATAGTCCACGCCGCGCGGCGAGACCAGGGATTGGGCGCGGCGAGCGCCATCTTGGAATGGACTTTCCAAGTGCGCGGAAACTTCGCCGTGAGTGTGCGCAAGGGATCGAAATCAGTTGAACCGATTACTGTCTGCGGCGACGCATAAGGATTGATCGGTTCAGCCATGGGCGCGCCCCTGCGGTGCAACCTGATAGAGCCACTTCCGCAGCATCCAGTTCATTCGCTTGTACTTGCCCCCGTCGGGAATAATCAGCGGGTAGCCCGGCTCGAGCCACAGAATCAAATCGTGCCCTTCCAAGGCGATGAAGGGAACCTGAGTCAGCTGATAGACCTGCTTGCCCCCCGGTGTCTCGGCGGTGACTTCGTGGTGTCCCACGGTCAACTTCCAGCTTCCTTTGACGCCGAGGATGGGATGCAAGCGAAGTCGTTCCAAGTTCTGTTTGGTCTGACGTCGGCCATTCAGGTGAGACGCGCCCAGCAGCAAGAAGAAGCCTGCCGACAGAAACAAAATCGGTCCGAGTGGCCCATACGTCTGGTAGAAACCGGTAGCGACGAATAGGCCTACTACCACTACGGTAATCACCACTGCCAAGAGCCAACCCGAAAGGGGCGCGTTGTTGAGCGCTGCGGAATGCCATTGAACGGCGTCGTCAACTTCGAAGGTGGCGATCACCCCCAAAGGCTCGGCACCGGGCTGCCTGCTCTCGCCCGGAATAATCGGCGACTCATAGGGATTGATGGGCTCGTTCATGTTGCTCGCGCTTGTGACCTGCTATCTCCACTTCGCCAGTTTGCCGCCGATGTGCGGAATCCGGCTGCGAAGCGTTTTGCAGACTGCAGCATAGTCGTCTTCGCCATAGTCGCCATGCTTGGGAATCGCAATGGCTAGGTCATGTTCGAGCCAGAGCACCACCGGTCGCTTGGCCAGTTCCATTCGCCGCACATGTTTCAGCGGCCACTCTTCGGTCCCTTGTCGCGTGCGAATGTGAATCGTCTGTTCGTCGATGGTCACTTGCCACGGCCCCAGTGCGCCGACAACGCGATGCTTGCGTAGTTGCCGCAGGTTGTGCCAGAAGATCGACCAATCGAGCGAAACGTGAATGCCAATGGTCACAAACGAACCGACGACAAACACCAGCAGCATGCCGACCACCAGCCGCGTGGGGTCCCCCCGCCAGAGCAAGAGGGGCAACGGAATCATGACCAGCAGCGGCCAGAGCGACGCCAGCAGCCAAATGACGTGGCGAATGCGATAGCCGCGCGCTCCGTCGCGCTGCGTGAACTCGTCGACCGAGAAGTGCCCGACAATTGTCCGCCGCTCGTACAATTCATCGCGCTCGGGGGGCAACTCCGGCGACGCATAAGGATTGCTGAGATCGGTCACCGCGTGGCTCACAAGTTACCAGCAGGCAATTCTGCTTCCACCAAGTTTTCAAAGACCTCGCCCCAGCTGCTTCCAGCCATTAGACGATTGGTCTTTGACACGTCTGGTCACGGGCACGCAATATTTTCAGAATCTCTGCAAAAAGTTATCCGCAGCTACCGCCGTCTTCGGTCTTGGTGACCACGAAGCCCATTTCTTCAATCATCTTATAATCGGCCGACGGAGCCTGCCCGCTGGTGGTGAGATAGTCGCCCACGAAGACCGAGTTGGCCGCATACAGCCCCAGCGCTTGTAGCGAACCCAGGTGCAGTTCGCGGCCGCCGGCAATCCGCAATTCGCTGGCGGGATTCACGAGCCGGAACATGGCCAGCGCCTTGAGGCAATACCGCGGATTGAGTCGGGCATTCTTCTCCAGCGGCGTGCCATCGATGGCATTGAGAAAATTGAGGGGAATCGACTCGACACCTAGCTCGCGCAGCTCGAAGGCCATTCGTACGACGTCGACATCCTTCTCGCCCATGCCGATGATGCCACCGCTGCACAGTTTGAGGCCGGCCGAGCGCACGGCATTCAGTGTGTCGACGCGGTCTTGATAGGTGTGCGTCGTGCAAACTTCGGGATAATACTCGCGGCTGGTGTTCAGGTTGTGATTCACCTTGTCGACACCGGCTGCTGCCAGCCGCTGGGCCTGCTCCGGCGTGAGCAGACCGAGGCAAGCGCAAACGTTCAGCCCGTATTGCTGCTTGATCTCGGGGACGATGGTCTCGACCGCGCGAATCTCCCGCTCGCTCGGCCCGCGGGCCGAAATGACAATGCAGTAGGTGCCGCTCTTCCGCTCGGCGGCCATTTTGGCTCCCGCCATCAGCTTCTCGCGGCTGAGCAGGTTGTACTTGGGAATCTCCGCCTCGCTCACCTTGCTCTGCGAACAGTACGAGCAATCTTCCGGGCACAGGCCGCTCTTGGCGTTCATCAAAAAGTAGAGCTGAACCGTGTTTCCCCAGTGACGATGGCGCACCTTGTAGGCCGCGGCCATGATCTCCAGCAGTTGGTCGTCCGGCGCTTGCAACATGCCCAGCGCGTCTTCTTCGGTCAGTTGATAACCGGCGAGCACCTGCCGCGCGAGTTCGGCCCAATCGGTCGAAAGTTCAACAGCGCGAAGCGCCACGGGAGAAGGCTGAATCATGCAATCCTCGGGAACGAGCGGACGGATGTCGACTAGGCAGCGGAACGCATCTCGATCAAGATGAACCGGACCTTCGCAGCAGAACGAAGCCAGGCGGTGTATCTGCCGCGCAGGCTCAACGATTTTAACCATAGGCGGTAACTTGTGTTAGGCCAGCACTGGGTTCGTTTTGGCGTGATGGGACAGGTCTCGCGCTTCGGTGCGAGCGACGGCCTGCGGTATGCCCGTGGGGCCCGTGTTATTTGCCGAACCGAACGTGGCCTGGAAGTCGGCGAAGTCCTTTCGCCCATCGATAACGGCAGCGATAACTACCGCGGCAGCACTCAGGGGACGATCCTGCGGCGCGTGGGGGTCGAAGACGACCTGCTACTCGCCCGCCTCGAAAAAAACCGCCAGCAGGCGTTTCTCGATTGCGAAGCCTTGCTGGCCCAGCACGACCTGCCGGCCACGCTGGCCGAAGTGGAGCTCCTCTTCGACGGCCAATCGCTCCTGTTTTATTTCCTGGGCGAGACTACGCCCGAGGTCGATGCCCTGACTGCCGAACTGGCCAAGACCTACGCGGCCACGGTGCAGTTTCACCAATTTGCCGACCTCCTCACGCAAGGTTGCGGCCCCGGTTGCGGCACCCCCGAGGCCGAAGGGGGAGCTTGCGGCACAGGTCCCGGCGGTGGCTGTGCAGGCTGTGCTGTCGCTGCTGCTTGCAGTCCGCGGGTCCATCACTCGCACTAAGCGCGGCGAGTCGGCGGCCGGTGAATGGAAACCATCTCACCCTAACGCTGCGGAAATCTCCACAATTCGATTTCCGGAATTTCCATGATCCAAAGCGGCCAATCGACCCCAACGCATCAACGGGCTCCTGTACTTAGCCGCCAGGAAATTTCCATAATTCCAATCAAGTGCGCGGCAAGAAGCCCCGTGCCTCCAATCACTTAGGTCGAAAATTGCCGGAAACTTGCCATTTTCAATTTCCACAATTTCCACATCGCTGATTCGTCTCATCGTGGCCACTGGCCCGAAACTTCCCACTGGAAATTTCCACAATCGCGCGAGTTTCATCACTCCACAATGGCGATTACATTGCCATTAAAAATGAAGCAAGTGATTGCTTATGGATAATGTGTACGGCATCACTAAGCAATCAACTGAACAGTCGTTGCTGACCTATTCCACCAAATTTTCCAAAGAGCTATCGCCAACCCATTAGACACTTCGCGCGTGACACGTCTGGTCACGGCCTACATTTTTTGTTGCCGTTCACGCTGGCAGCCGCCTTGGGAGGGCGAGGCTCCTGCCGAGCCGTGGCAGCGATGAAATTGCCGCCGACGATTAGATCCCGTTTCCAAAATCGATTGAAATTTCCGAAGAGAAGCGATGACCAACGGTTAGCGGCTCGGCAGGAGCCTCGCCCTCCCGAATTGCGGGACAATCTATACGCCAGCGTGAACGTTTACGCTATTCCGCATCCGTTCACGCCGGCAAACCCTGAACCCAGACGGGCGAATTCGCAATCACGCTGATTGCAAAATTCAAAACTTCCCATCCGTCGTCTGAAAGTGGGTCGGCTTTCCTAGGCTCTCGCCGCCGCGGGCGACCCAGTCGGCAGTCCAGGCAATCATTTGCGCGGCATTCACCTGCGGCGCTCCCAGGTACTGGTAGCCATCGCGACCATCGTTCAGCAGGGCGCGCGTTCCCTCTTCACCTCGAAACGTCACCTTCCGATTCATCCGGTCTCCCAGCTGATGAGCCACCTCGCGCAAGCTGAGGATTTCGTCGCCGGCGAGGTTGATTACCCGCGGCGGTGAACTGCCGTGCGCGAAGCCCCGCAGCGACATCCGGTTCGCATCGGCCAGCCAGATGACATTCACGCGCGACAGACTC
Above is a window of Anatilimnocola aggregata DNA encoding:
- a CDS encoding PSP1 C-terminal domain-containing protein, producing the protein MLGQHWVRFGVMGQVSRFGASDGLRYARGARVICRTERGLEVGEVLSPIDNGSDNYRGSTQGTILRRVGVEDDLLLARLEKNRQQAFLDCEALLAQHDLPATLAEVELLFDGQSLLFYFLGETTPEVDALTAELAKTYAATVQFHQFADLLTQGCGPGCGTPEAEGGACGTGPGGGCAGCAVAAACSPRVHHSH
- the bioB gene encoding biotin synthase BioB, which encodes MIQPSPVALRAVELSTDWAELARQVLAGYQLTEEDALGMLQAPDDQLLEIMAAAYKVRHRHWGNTVQLYFLMNAKSGLCPEDCSYCSQSKVSEAEIPKYNLLSREKLMAGAKMAAERKSGTYCIVISARGPSEREIRAVETIVPEIKQQYGLNVCACLGLLTPEQAQRLAAAGVDKVNHNLNTSREYYPEVCTTHTYQDRVDTLNAVRSAGLKLCSGGIIGMGEKDVDVVRMAFELRELGVESIPLNFLNAIDGTPLEKNARLNPRYCLKALAMFRLVNPASELRIAGGRELHLGSLQALGLYAANSVFVGDYLTTSGQAPSADYKMIEEMGFVVTKTEDGGSCG